In Microbacterium enclense, one genomic interval encodes:
- a CDS encoding DUF4395 domain-containing protein, with protein MAEATRIDARGPRFAASITAVLLLVATFLSLVGVSTWRAGSVGWFAYQPLSGETFAPGGGWILPQTSLAVRASDPGFLLLLVIALLFVWGVTSPRTAPWSALYRRVVQPRLAPPTEFEDPRPPRFAQGVGLFVTGVGLVLHLVGVPWALPIAAAMAFVAAFLNAVFGLCLGCQLYLVLQRAGIIGRGPASA; from the coding sequence ATGGCTGAGGCCACCCGCATCGATGCCCGCGGCCCGCGCTTCGCGGCATCCATCACCGCCGTGCTCCTCCTGGTCGCGACGTTTCTGAGCCTCGTCGGGGTGTCGACCTGGCGGGCGGGGAGCGTCGGGTGGTTCGCCTACCAGCCCCTCTCCGGAGAGACGTTCGCCCCCGGCGGGGGCTGGATCCTTCCGCAGACGTCCCTGGCGGTGCGCGCGTCCGATCCGGGCTTCCTGCTGCTGCTCGTGATCGCCCTGCTCTTCGTGTGGGGCGTCACTTCTCCGCGCACCGCCCCGTGGAGCGCCCTGTATCGCCGAGTGGTCCAACCGCGTCTCGCCCCGCCCACCGAGTTCGAAGACCCGCGACCGCCGCGTTTCGCCCAGGGCGTGGGCCTGTTCGTCACCGGCGTCGGGCTCGTGCTGCACCTCGTCGGTGTGCCGTGGGCGCTTCCCATCGCGGCCGCGATGGCGTTCGTGGCGGCGTTCCTCAACGCCGTCTTCGGGCTGTGCCTCGGATGCCAGCTCTACCTCGTCCTGCAGCGGGCGGGCATCATCGGTCGAGGTCCGGCGTCCGCCTGA
- a CDS encoding polyribonucleotide nucleotidyltransferase, protein MEGPEITAAEAVLDNGRFGTRTIRFETGRLAQQAQGAVAAYLDEETMLLSATSAGKHPREGFDFFPLTVDVEERSYAAGKIPGSFFRREGRPSTEAILVCRLIDRPLRPSFVDGLRNEVQIVVTVLSIAPGEFYDALAINAASMSTQISGLPFSGPIAGVRLALIPGHGEHADQWVAFPTVTQLEEAVFDLIVAGRVLDDGDVAIMMVEAEATEGSWNMIKGGATKPNEQVVAEGLEAAKPFLRQLVDAQNEVARTASKEIQSYPVFPAYSQETYDFVAGRAYDRLVPVYQIADKQERQNADDEVKSSVKEQLVAAVESGELPAVATLEFAAAYKSVTKTIVRGRILAEGVRMDGRGLADIRPLDAEVQVIPRVHGSAIFQRGETQILGVTTLNMLKMEQQIDSLSPITSKRYLHHYNFPPYSTGETGRVGSPKRREIGHGFLAERALVPVLPSREEFPYAIRQVSEALGSNGSTSMGSVCASTLSLLNAGVPLRAPVAGIAMGLVTDEVDGQTRYAALTDILGAEDALGDMDFKVAGTSEFITAIQLDTKLDGIPSSVLAAALTQAKEARLTILNVLNAAIDAPDEMAPTAPRVISVQIPVDKIGELIGPKGKTINSIQDETGAQISIEDDGTVYIGATDGPSAEAARAQVNAIANPTNPEVGEQFLGTVVKIATFGAFVSLLPGKDGLLHVSEVRKLAGGKRVENVEDVLSVGRKILVRITKIDDRGKLSLEPVLDEEATTPEPADTQSSAAASEGPEAPAEG, encoded by the coding sequence TTGGAAGGTCCAGAAATCACCGCCGCCGAAGCCGTTCTCGACAACGGCCGGTTCGGCACCCGCACCATTCGCTTCGAGACCGGTCGCCTCGCTCAGCAGGCCCAGGGCGCTGTCGCCGCCTACCTCGACGAAGAGACCATGCTTCTGTCGGCCACCAGCGCCGGCAAGCACCCGCGTGAAGGATTCGACTTCTTCCCGCTGACCGTCGACGTCGAAGAGCGCTCGTACGCCGCCGGCAAGATCCCCGGCTCGTTCTTCCGTCGCGAGGGTCGCCCCTCGACCGAGGCCATCCTCGTGTGCCGCCTCATCGACCGCCCGCTGCGCCCGTCGTTCGTCGACGGCCTGCGCAACGAGGTCCAGATCGTCGTCACCGTCCTCTCGATCGCGCCCGGCGAGTTCTATGACGCCCTCGCCATCAACGCGGCCTCGATGTCGACCCAGATCTCGGGTCTGCCGTTCTCCGGCCCCATCGCCGGTGTGCGCCTCGCGCTCATCCCCGGCCACGGCGAGCACGCCGACCAGTGGGTCGCGTTCCCGACCGTCACGCAGCTCGAAGAGGCCGTCTTCGATCTCATCGTCGCGGGCCGCGTGCTCGACGACGGTGACGTCGCCATCATGATGGTGGAGGCCGAGGCCACCGAGGGCAGCTGGAACATGATCAAGGGCGGCGCGACCAAGCCCAACGAGCAGGTCGTCGCCGAGGGCCTCGAGGCCGCCAAGCCCTTCCTGCGTCAGCTCGTCGACGCGCAGAACGAGGTCGCTCGTACCGCGTCGAAGGAGATCCAGTCGTACCCGGTCTTCCCGGCGTACAGCCAGGAGACCTACGACTTCGTCGCCGGCCGTGCCTACGACCGTCTGGTGCCCGTCTACCAGATCGCCGACAAGCAGGAGCGTCAGAACGCCGACGACGAGGTGAAGTCCTCGGTCAAGGAGCAGCTCGTCGCCGCTGTCGAGTCGGGCGAACTGCCCGCCGTCGCGACGCTCGAATTCGCCGCCGCCTACAAGTCGGTCACCAAGACGATCGTCCGCGGTCGCATCCTCGCTGAGGGTGTCCGTATGGACGGTCGCGGCCTCGCCGACATCCGTCCGCTCGACGCCGAGGTGCAGGTCATCCCGCGCGTCCACGGCTCGGCGATCTTCCAGCGCGGCGAGACCCAGATCCTGGGCGTCACCACGCTGAACATGCTCAAGATGGAGCAGCAGATCGATTCGCTCTCGCCCATCACGAGCAAGCGTTACCTGCACCACTACAACTTCCCGCCGTACTCGACCGGTGAGACCGGCCGCGTGGGCAGCCCGAAGCGTCGCGAGATCGGCCACGGCTTCCTGGCCGAGCGTGCCCTCGTTCCGGTGCTCCCCAGCCGCGAGGAGTTCCCCTACGCGATCCGTCAGGTGTCCGAGGCCCTCGGGTCCAACGGGTCCACCTCGATGGGCTCGGTCTGCGCCTCGACCCTGTCGCTGCTGAACGCGGGTGTGCCCCTTCGCGCCCCCGTCGCCGGTATCGCCATGGGCCTGGTCACCGACGAGGTCGACGGCCAGACGCGCTACGCCGCGCTGACCGACATCCTCGGCGCCGAGGACGCCCTCGGCGACATGGACTTCAAGGTCGCAGGCACCTCGGAGTTCATCACCGCGATCCAGCTCGACACGAAGCTCGACGGCATCCCGTCGTCGGTGCTGGCCGCAGCCCTCACCCAGGCGAAGGAGGCTCGTCTGACGATCCTCAACGTCCTGAACGCCGCGATCGACGCGCCCGACGAGATGGCGCCGACCGCGCCCCGCGTCATCAGCGTGCAGATCCCGGTCGACAAGATCGGTGAGCTCATCGGCCCCAAGGGCAAGACGATCAACTCCATCCAGGACGAGACCGGCGCCCAGATCTCGATCGAGGACGACGGCACCGTGTACATCGGCGCGACCGACGGCCCTTCGGCCGAGGCCGCCCGCGCCCAGGTGAACGCGATCGCCAACCCCACCAACCCCGAGGTCGGCGAGCAGTTCCTCGGAACCGTCGTCAAGATCGCGACCTTCGGCGCGTTCGTCTCGCTCCTCCCCGGCAAGGACGGCCTGCTGCACGTCAGCGAGGTCCGCAAGCTCGCCGGCGGCAAGCGCGTCGAGAACGTCGAGGACGTGCTCTCGGTCGGTCGCAAGATCCTCGTGCGCATCACGAAGATCGACGACCGCGGCAAGCTGTCGCTCGAGCCCGTGCTCGACGAGGAAGCGACCACGCCGGAGCCCGCCGACACGCAGAGCTCGGCCGCCGCGAGCGAGGGCCCGGAGGCTCCCGCCGAGGGCTGA
- a CDS encoding aldo/keto reductase — protein MSGSGVENVASSRRRRDRPPHPSAPVTLQGPGLGSHVRVPLGETGFTVFPLFLGGGEFGWNVDAKTSHEILDAYAELGGNALHTADSYAAGRSEFIIGEWMRTRRARDEMVLTVRVGRHPDNPGLDSVNLVRAVEASLQRLGTDRIDVLSLDAARGDTALLEDTLATSEWLVESGKVRAVGAHGYTAAQLVEARILSSAGYPRITVLDVPYNVLRRDEFDGDLRLIAAAQGIAVTPSHPLAHGFLAGETRTRDQQSRSVRGSQLAAHLNRRGSRVLRALDTVGTELGIPDAAVAVAWLLAQKIVVAPIVNAFAPRHVVECMRAVGVRLSRAQLSDIARAAE, from the coding sequence ATGAGCGGCTCGGGCGTCGAGAACGTCGCCTCGTCGCGCCGTCGCCGCGACCGTCCGCCGCACCCCTCCGCCCCGGTGACACTCCAGGGGCCGGGCCTCGGCTCGCACGTGCGCGTTCCCCTCGGAGAGACCGGTTTCACGGTGTTCCCGCTCTTCCTCGGCGGGGGAGAGTTCGGCTGGAACGTCGACGCGAAAACCAGCCACGAGATCCTCGACGCGTACGCCGAGCTCGGTGGCAACGCCCTCCACACCGCCGACAGCTACGCCGCCGGCCGCAGCGAGTTCATCATCGGCGAGTGGATGCGCACGCGGCGTGCTCGCGACGAGATGGTACTCACCGTCCGCGTCGGGCGTCACCCCGACAACCCCGGACTCGATTCCGTGAACCTCGTGCGTGCCGTCGAGGCATCGCTCCAGCGTCTGGGGACGGACCGGATCGACGTCTTGTCGCTCGACGCCGCTCGCGGCGACACCGCCCTGCTCGAAGACACCCTCGCCACCAGCGAATGGCTCGTCGAGTCCGGCAAGGTGCGTGCCGTCGGCGCTCACGGATACACCGCCGCTCAGCTCGTCGAGGCGAGAATCCTGTCGTCGGCCGGATACCCGCGCATCACCGTCCTCGACGTCCCGTACAACGTGCTGCGTCGCGACGAGTTCGACGGGGACCTTCGTCTCATCGCGGCGGCCCAGGGCATCGCCGTCACGCCCTCGCACCCGCTCGCCCATGGCTTCCTCGCCGGAGAGACGCGGACGCGCGATCAGCAGTCGAGGTCGGTGCGCGGCTCGCAACTCGCCGCCCACCTGAACCGGCGGGGCTCGAGGGTCTTGCGCGCCCTGGACACGGTCGGCACCGAGCTGGGCATCCCCGATGCCGCCGTCGCGGTCGCCTGGCTCCTCGCGCAGAAGATCGTCGTCGCGCCCATCGTCAACGCGTTCGCGCCCCGTCACGTCGTCGAGTGCATGCGCGCCGTGGGCGTGCGCCTCAGCCGCGCCCAGCTGTCCGACATCGCCCGCGCCGCCGAGTGA
- a CDS encoding TIGR01777 family oxidoreductase codes for MPETPARRVVLAGTSGLIGSALAESLRADGVEVTSLVRHDPAGAHEVRWLQDATPLDPDVLAGADAVVCLNGASIGRFPWTPSYKSTLLWSRLTPTRTLATAIRTLGDEAPALVNASATGYYGSQPGALLTEDSARGRGFLVDVCVEWENAARSAGDRARVALLRTAPIVHEKGVLKPLLLLTKLGVSGPIGRGTQVWPWITLEDEVRAIRHVIDSDLEGPVNLTGPTRATANDLGFALARRMNRPYALRAPVWGMKLALGSDATDALLVADADVRPRALEESGFAFTHRTVEEAVASAVPAHDND; via the coding sequence TTGCCTGAGACTCCGGCCCGACGCGTCGTCCTCGCCGGCACGTCGGGCCTCATCGGCTCCGCTCTCGCGGAGTCCCTCCGGGCCGACGGCGTCGAGGTGACCTCGCTCGTCCGGCACGACCCGGCCGGGGCACACGAGGTGCGATGGCTTCAGGATGCCACCCCTCTCGACCCCGACGTCCTCGCCGGTGCCGATGCGGTCGTGTGCCTCAACGGCGCCTCGATCGGGCGGTTCCCCTGGACGCCGTCGTACAAGAGCACCCTGCTGTGGTCACGATTGACGCCCACACGCACGCTTGCCACCGCCATCCGGACGCTCGGCGACGAGGCCCCCGCGCTCGTCAACGCGAGCGCCACCGGCTACTACGGTTCGCAGCCCGGCGCTCTTCTCACCGAGGATTCCGCTCGGGGACGCGGCTTCCTCGTCGATGTGTGCGTCGAGTGGGAGAACGCCGCCCGCAGTGCCGGTGATCGCGCTCGCGTGGCGCTGCTGCGCACCGCGCCGATCGTTCACGAGAAGGGCGTGTTGAAGCCCCTTCTCCTGCTCACCAAGCTGGGGGTGTCCGGCCCGATCGGTCGCGGCACGCAGGTCTGGCCGTGGATCACCCTGGAGGACGAGGTCCGCGCGATCCGTCACGTCATCGATTCCGATCTCGAGGGCCCGGTCAACCTCACGGGGCCGACACGAGCCACCGCCAACGACCTCGGTTTCGCACTCGCGCGACGGATGAACAGGCCGTACGCGCTGAGGGCCCCCGTGTGGGGCATGAAGCTCGCGCTGGGGTCTGACGCAACCGACGCGCTCCTCGTCGCAGATGCCGATGTGCGGCCGCGCGCGCTCGAGGAAAGCGGCTTCGCGTTCACGCACCGCACGGTCGAGGAGGCTGTCGCCTCCGCCGTTCCGGCGCACGACAACGACTGA
- a CDS encoding histidine phosphatase family protein, with protein sequence MTHYIYLVRHGEHQDAEHGLADGPLSPRGQRQAALLADRLSGLPLDAVWHSPLERAAQTARAVAERLPSVSPEPSALLFDCVPTGMTPETPAAYEPFFGSVTEAEVDAGRAQMADATAEFLARKAGEVHELLITHNFVISWFVREVLQAPEWRWMTINQAYCGLTVIAQKKGRPWTLLSHNDLAHLPVELRTGLVDPLPV encoded by the coding sequence GTGACGCACTACATCTACCTGGTGCGCCATGGCGAGCATCAGGATGCCGAGCATGGCCTCGCCGACGGACCTCTGTCTCCTCGCGGTCAGCGCCAGGCGGCACTGCTCGCCGACCGCCTGTCGGGACTCCCTCTCGATGCGGTCTGGCATTCGCCGCTCGAGCGCGCGGCGCAGACCGCCCGTGCCGTCGCCGAACGTCTGCCCTCGGTCTCTCCCGAACCGTCGGCGTTGCTGTTCGACTGCGTGCCGACCGGTATGACGCCGGAGACGCCCGCCGCGTACGAGCCGTTCTTCGGCTCGGTCACCGAGGCGGAGGTCGACGCGGGTCGCGCCCAGATGGCGGATGCCACGGCCGAGTTCCTCGCCCGCAAGGCCGGTGAGGTGCACGAGCTGCTCATCACGCACAACTTCGTCATCTCGTGGTTCGTCCGCGAGGTTCTGCAGGCTCCGGAGTGGCGCTGGATGACGATCAACCAGGCGTACTGCGGCCTGACCGTCATCGCCCAGAAGAAGGGGCGTCCCTGGACCCTGTTGTCGCACAACGACCTGGCGCATCTGCCGGTCGAACTGCGCACAGGGCTGGTCGACCCGCTCCCCGTCTGA
- the dapB gene encoding 4-hydroxy-tetrahydrodipicolinate reductase → MTTRVAIVGGTGKLGGVIREVVEAEEGFEVSAVLTSKSAMSELDGADLVVDASTPAVSIDIVRAAIDRGINVLVGTSGWSNERIALVRPLVDASGTGAVFIPNFSLGSVIGSALAAAAAPFFRSIEIIEAHRETKVDSPSGTAVRTAELIAAARVEVGPVDSPHVDQRARGQRVASVPIHSLRRPGVVARQETVLSGAGESLTIVHDTVDPATAYAPGIRIALAAAREATGVVIGLDSFIDIGVRTRPVRAEAPIADGDVSGQVAGATSA, encoded by the coding sequence ATGACGACGCGTGTGGCCATCGTGGGCGGGACCGGCAAGCTCGGGGGAGTGATCCGTGAGGTCGTCGAGGCCGAAGAGGGCTTCGAGGTGTCGGCTGTGCTCACCTCGAAGTCCGCGATGAGCGAACTCGACGGTGCCGATCTGGTCGTCGACGCGTCGACACCCGCCGTGTCCATCGACATCGTGCGCGCCGCCATCGACCGTGGCATCAACGTGCTCGTCGGAACCTCCGGCTGGTCGAACGAGCGCATCGCCCTCGTTCGCCCGCTCGTGGATGCCAGCGGCACCGGCGCCGTGTTCATCCCCAACTTCTCACTCGGATCCGTCATCGGCAGTGCACTCGCGGCCGCGGCGGCACCCTTCTTCCGCTCGATCGAGATCATCGAGGCCCACCGCGAGACGAAGGTCGATTCACCGAGCGGCACGGCCGTGCGCACGGCCGAGCTCATCGCCGCGGCGCGCGTCGAGGTCGGCCCCGTCGATTCTCCGCACGTGGATCAGCGCGCGCGCGGCCAGCGCGTGGCATCCGTCCCCATCCACTCGCTGCGCCGTCCTGGCGTCGTCGCCCGGCAGGAGACGGTTCTCTCGGGTGCGGGCGAGTCGTTGACGATCGTGCACGACACCGTGGATCCTGCCACGGCGTACGCCCCGGGCATCCGGATCGCCCTGGCCGCAGCCAGGGAAGCGACGGGTGTGGTCATCGGCCTCGATAGTTTCATCGATATCGGTGTCCGTACGCGACCCGTCCGGGCGGAAGCACCGATCGCCGACGGTGATGTGTCGGGCCAGGTGGCCGGCGCAACCAGCGCATGA
- a CDS encoding OsmC family peroxiredoxin, giving the protein MAVTSEAATAWKGSLFEGSGEVTFTSSGIGTFDVNWKARSEGSNSVTTPEELLAGAHSACFSMALSNALAENGTPPESVDATASVTFKPGTGITGSHLNVNAVVPGLDAATFEKIANDAKANCPVSQALAGIDITLEATLA; this is encoded by the coding sequence ATGGCCGTCACGAGCGAAGCCGCCACCGCCTGGAAGGGCAGCCTGTTCGAGGGATCGGGTGAGGTCACCTTCACCTCGTCCGGTATCGGCACGTTCGACGTCAACTGGAAGGCCCGCAGCGAAGGGTCCAACTCGGTCACCACGCCCGAAGAGCTCCTCGCCGGCGCCCACTCCGCGTGCTTCAGCATGGCGCTGTCGAACGCCCTCGCCGAGAACGGCACCCCGCCGGAGTCGGTGGACGCCACCGCCTCGGTCACCTTCAAGCCCGGCACCGGCATCACCGGCAGCCACCTGAACGTCAACGCCGTGGTCCCCGGCCTCGATGCCGCGACGTTCGAGAAAATCGCCAACGACGCCAAGGCCAACTGCCCGGTGTCGCAGGCGCTCGCGGGCATCGACATCACCCTCGAGGCGACGCTTGCCTGA
- a CDS encoding GNAT family N-acetyltransferase, with amino-acid sequence MSASLRIRVAGDADTADVCSFGERHVVAHYTPLLGVAAATAQVERWWSDAEMRPAVRDGRVIIALHGDEVVGVAQFDPGMTPPMIWKLYVDPALRGQGVGLRLLDAVYARLPGADRVGIEHFTVNDGAGRFYEREGFVVDRIEESESGDPRQNVTWRVKTLR; translated from the coding sequence ATGTCGGCATCCCTCCGTATCCGGGTGGCGGGCGACGCGGACACCGCGGACGTCTGCTCTTTCGGTGAGCGTCATGTGGTGGCGCACTACACCCCCCTTCTCGGCGTTGCGGCCGCGACGGCGCAGGTCGAGCGCTGGTGGAGCGACGCCGAGATGCGCCCGGCGGTGCGAGACGGTCGGGTGATCATCGCACTTCACGGCGACGAGGTCGTGGGAGTGGCGCAGTTCGATCCCGGAATGACCCCGCCGATGATCTGGAAGCTGTATGTGGACCCCGCGCTGCGCGGCCAGGGGGTGGGACTCCGCTTGCTCGACGCGGTGTATGCGCGTTTACCCGGCGCCGACCGTGTCGGGATCGAGCACTTCACGGTCAACGACGGAGCGGGGCGTTTCTACGAGCGCGAGGGTTTCGTCGTCGACCGGATCGAGGAGTCGGAGTCGGGGGATCCTCGACAGAACGTCACCTGGCGCGTGAAGACCCTGCGCTGA
- a CDS encoding thioredoxin family protein: MDLALALVIVTALLAVTVVAGVLWKRGQGRVRAVDSDERVDPRVLGAGPLGATATLVQFSTEMCSRCPGVHRMLAAVADERPGVSHLDVDLTHRPDLAKTFRVLQTPTTLLVDPTGTTRGRFGGPPTRADVERELDRLTKEHAHG; the protein is encoded by the coding sequence GTGGACCTTGCTCTCGCGCTCGTGATCGTCACCGCGTTGCTCGCGGTGACCGTGGTGGCGGGCGTGCTCTGGAAGCGCGGGCAGGGGCGCGTGCGCGCGGTGGACTCGGACGAGCGGGTCGACCCGCGCGTGCTCGGCGCGGGCCCTCTCGGCGCGACGGCCACCCTGGTCCAGTTCAGCACCGAGATGTGCTCGCGGTGCCCCGGCGTGCACCGCATGCTCGCTGCCGTCGCCGACGAACGACCGGGCGTGAGTCACCTCGACGTCGATCTCACGCACCGCCCGGATCTCGCCAAGACGTTCCGCGTCCTCCAGACCCCCACGACATTGCTCGTCGACCCCACGGGAACCACCCGCGGACGCTTCGGCGGACCTCCGACCCGCGCCGACGTCGAGCGCGAACTCGACCGCCTCACGAAGGAGCACGCCCATGGCTGA